In Desulfosoma sp., the sequence TCGCATCGTTTGGCTCTTAGCTTACCCGTTTTTCAAAGACAGTTTTGTTCCTTTCATGGAAAAGGAACTGGGAATGCGGGCTGTGGCGGAAGAATTGGGGTTCGTCTTCGAACCTTTTTTGGATGGAGCCGATCCCCATAAAAGCCTGGCCCAAAAGATGCTCTCCAACCCTAACCTTGGCCCCATAGAAAACCGAATTCGCCTGGTGGAAAGCCTCGTTAGGGAATATGAACCCGACGGGGTTGTGCACTTTTCGCATTGGGGATGCCGTCAGGGTTGCGGCGGTGTGAGTATGATCGCCGACGCGCTGGCTCGGCTCGGGGTTCCTTTTTTGGAGCTGCATGGGGACTGTGTAGATGATCGCAACGACGCGCCGGGCGCTGTTCGAACGCGGCTGGAAGGGTTTGCAGAGGTCATGGGAAAACGCCGCGCTCAGGTATCCGTTAGACCTGTGGACGGTTTTTATTTGGGAATCGATGTGGGATCTTTGACCGCAAAGGCCGTCGTCATCAACGGGTCCGGGGAAATCCAGTTTCATAAGGTGATCTATACCGGCGCCAGCTGCAAGAGAGCGGCCCGGCAGCTTTATGAAATGCTTCTGGAACACGCCGATTTGAAAGGAAAGATTCGTGCCTGTGTTGCCACCGGATATGGTCGATCGGTCATCGATTTTGCAGACGCCACGGTTAGTGAAATAAGCTGCCATGCCCGAGGCATGGTGCACCAGATCAAGGAAGTGCGAACCATTATCGACATCGGAGGCCAAGACACCAAGGCCATTTCGGTGGATGAAGACGGAACCGTGCGTCAATTCTTGATGAACGACAAGTGCGCCGCCGGAACCGGTCGGTTTTTGGAAGTCATGGCCAGAGCCTTGGAAATAGATCTTGAGGATCTGGGACCTTTAGCATGCAGGGCACGACGAAGCCTGACCATCTCTTCCACCTGTGCGGTCTTTGCCGAAAGTGAGGTGGTCTCGCTGATTGCCGACGATACGCCTCCCGAAGAAATCGCTCGAGGTATCTGCGATAGCATTGCCGCTCGCACGGCCGCCATGGTCGCTCGAGTCGGTAAAAGAGAAAGGGTTGCCATGAGCGGAGGGGTTGCCAAGAACATCGGCATGGTTCGAGCCTTAGAACGGGCCCTGCAAACCAGTTTGGTGGTGCCGCCCGAACCTCAAATCATTGGAGCTCTGGGCGCCGCTTTGCTGGCCCGCGACCGTTGCCTGGGCCTTTCCCTGAACCGGGCGGCATGATGGACGAGCTCCGAGAAAGCACCTGAAAACGCTTTCTTTTTGCTGTCCCGCTGCCTTTCCAGGGATGCGCCCTAGAAAGGGAAATTTCGACGAGGTCCATCATGCCTTCTTCAACTGAAAACACCCATACGGGCGGCCCCATGTGCCCGCCCATCTAACCCACCCCTGCTTAGGACAGCCTCATAAGTTATGGGCCATGAGGAAACCTTGTAGGGGCGGACCCATGTGTCCGCCTACGACCACAAATCCGTAGGTGCGGACCCATGGTTTCGCCCCTCCGCACAACCGGGAACGCTTGCACGCTTTGTCCGTAAGCACGCTTTGTTCAGGCGGCACAGCCGTTTTTCAGGGGAAGATTTGGACAAACTCCAAGGAGCTCGTCCAAGAACCTAGAATGAGCCACTCCAACCCAAGACGTAGGGGCGAGGCGCCGCCTCGCCCCTACCTTGAAATTGGAAGAGCCCCTAGTATTTCGAGTTCTCGGTCAAATTTCTACAACCCGCCCCCTGATTCCAATTCCAGGTTGATATAGACCCTGCCGGTTTTCGGAGAGAAGATAGTGGGGGCTTTAAGCCGAAAATTGTCCCCGTTCAAAGTGAGGACATCTTTGGAAAAAGGAAAACGGGCCGTCCAGCCGTTTTCAAGAACTAGCACAGGATTTTCAGGATCCGAGCGATCGATGGACAGGGTCGCTCCATGTTCGGCGGCGACGGTTTCGGCCGACCGAAAAAGCCGTGCATCCACATCAGCCAAGGTGAATCCCAAAACGGAAGCCGATAGATAGGCCAGGTCTGTGTTTTCCACCGTTCCTGTCGGAACATTCAATCCATAGTGATAGAAAAAGAGATCCTCGCCCGTATGCCCTCCCGTGGTCCAGCCGATATTGGCACGACGACTCATGATCGGAGCGATGGCATTGCTGAGGTATTTTCCTTGATAGT encodes:
- a CDS encoding acyl-CoA dehydratase activase produces the protein MNPTWRRLRARMLTKAWILETRLNRFQEHPLTLPFKEKTARVLLDAYGNRRVSILSGFLVPAELLHAYETAPMFTENLGAILAGAGYGGRCLQTAEMHGYSPDVCSFHRATLGGVLAGYLPRFQLVVATSHVCDGQSKTLEEIARLLEAEFFLLDVPQENTPEAVHYLAEQLRRLEAVLQDLTGMQLDAERWRKIFAWSHETREMQLRLQQIRRRRPCPLYGREAFILNFLTMQLMGTRFLRDAYRRLLHTLESGKWTPPDGERFRIVWLLAYPFFKDSFVPFMEKELGMRAVAEELGFVFEPFLDGADPHKSLAQKMLSNPNLGPIENRIRLVESLVREYEPDGVVHFSHWGCRQGCGGVSMIADALARLGVPFLELHGDCVDDRNDAPGAVRTRLEGFAEVMGKRRAQVSVRPVDGFYLGIDVGSLTAKAVVINGSGEIQFHKVIYTGASCKRAARQLYEMLLEHADLKGKIRACVATGYGRSVIDFADATVSEISCHARGMVHQIKEVRTIIDIGGQDTKAISVDEDGTVRQFLMNDKCAAGTGRFLEVMARALEIDLEDLGPLACRARRSLTISSTCAVFAESEVVSLIADDTPPEEIARGICDSIAARTAAMVARVGKRERVAMSGGVAKNIGMVRALERALQTSLVVPPEPQIIGALGAALLARDRCLGLSLNRAA